One Longimicrobiaceae bacterium DNA window includes the following coding sequences:
- a CDS encoding FAD-dependent oxidoreductase, whose product MTLSRRDFLAATGSLAAAALVGCAPKTDRPLAGGFVDDGGARGHRLRDRTPFPAPRRTERVPVVVVGGGIAGLSAAWWLERRGMRDFVVLEMEDLPGGNARWGENEVSAYPWAAHYVPVPGPRAAHVRELFTELGVLQDGAWDETMLAFSPEERVFRWGRWHEGLEETVADTAAGRAELRRFHEEVDGLRASGEFTIPSSLGRRPSALDGVSFARWLDERGFRSPALRWYADYACRDDYGARAADTSAWAGIHYFAAREPDEEGPLTWPEGNGWIVRRLLERLGSHVRTGALVHRVERRGVGARVLAGDTEYLADAVVFAAPSFLASRLVEDAPAADFTYSPWLTANLTLDRLPDERGAPPAWDNVLYDSPSLGYVAASHQSLRTHQDAAVWTYYLALSDAPPAEARQVLLRRSWRDWAEAILADLERAHPDLRRCVSRIDVMRMGHAMVRPTPGFLSSPARRALDEADGPVFYAHSDLSGLSLFEEAQDRGITAAQRVLERIGR is encoded by the coding sequence GTGACGCTCTCCCGGCGCGACTTCCTCGCGGCCACGGGGAGCCTGGCCGCGGCGGCGCTGGTAGGGTGCGCGCCCAAGACGGACCGCCCGCTCGCCGGCGGCTTCGTGGACGACGGCGGCGCGCGCGGGCACCGCCTCCGCGACCGCACCCCCTTCCCCGCCCCGCGCCGCACGGAGCGCGTACCGGTGGTGGTCGTGGGCGGCGGGATCGCGGGGCTCTCCGCCGCCTGGTGGCTGGAGCGGCGGGGGATGCGCGACTTCGTGGTGCTGGAGATGGAGGACCTCCCCGGCGGCAACGCGCGCTGGGGGGAAAACGAAGTCTCCGCCTACCCGTGGGCGGCGCACTACGTCCCTGTCCCCGGCCCGCGGGCGGCGCACGTTCGCGAGCTGTTCACGGAGCTGGGCGTGCTGCAGGACGGCGCCTGGGACGAGACGATGCTCGCCTTCTCGCCGGAGGAGCGGGTGTTCCGCTGGGGACGGTGGCACGAGGGGCTGGAGGAGACCGTCGCCGACACCGCCGCCGGCCGCGCCGAGCTCCGCCGCTTCCACGAGGAGGTGGACGGCCTTCGCGCGAGCGGCGAGTTCACGATCCCCTCCTCGCTCGGGCGGCGCCCCTCCGCGCTGGACGGCGTCTCCTTCGCGCGGTGGCTGGACGAGCGCGGCTTCCGCTCCCCCGCCCTGCGCTGGTACGCGGACTACGCCTGCCGCGACGACTACGGCGCGCGGGCCGCGGACACCTCGGCCTGGGCCGGGATCCACTACTTCGCCGCGCGCGAGCCGGACGAGGAGGGCCCGCTCACCTGGCCGGAGGGGAACGGCTGGATCGTCCGCCGCCTCCTGGAACGCCTGGGATCGCACGTCCGCACCGGCGCGCTGGTGCACCGGGTGGAGCGGCGGGGCGTCGGCGCGCGCGTCCTGGCCGGCGACACGGAGTACCTGGCGGACGCGGTGGTCTTCGCCGCCCCCTCCTTCCTCGCCTCCCGGCTGGTGGAGGACGCCCCCGCGGCCGACTTCACCTACTCCCCCTGGCTCACCGCCAACCTGACGCTCGACCGCCTCCCCGACGAGCGCGGCGCCCCCCCCGCCTGGGACAACGTCCTCTACGACTCCCCCTCGCTGGGCTACGTGGCCGCCAGCCACCAGTCGCTCCGCACCCACCAGGACGCCGCGGTCTGGACGTACTACCTCGCCCTTTCGGACGCGCCGCCCGCCGAGGCCCGCCAGGTGCTCCTGCGGCGGAGCTGGCGCGACTGGGCGGAGGCGATCCTGGCCGACCTGGAGCGGGCGCACCCCGACCTGCGCCGCTGCGTCTCCCGGATCGACGTGATGCGGATGGGACACGCGATGGTGCGGCCCACGCCGGGGTTCCTGTCCTCCCCCGCGCGCCGGGCGCTGGACGAGGCGGACGGGCCGGTGTTCTACGCCCACTCGGACCTGAGCGGGCTGTCGCTGTTCGAGGAAGCGCAGGACCGGGGGATCACCGCTGCGCAGCGGGTGCTGGAGCGGATCGGGCGGTGA